The genomic segment CTGAAACTTGTCACCGTTCACCAGTACTATTTATCAGGTGACTCTGAGGTGTAAATCTCATGGCTAAGAAGCTATAATCGCTAATTTCAACTCCGTGTTACATGTTAATTTGAAGGCAAATGAAATGAGTCAATGCTGGTGCCCAGAATGTGGTTGGTCTTGCAGCTGCCCCATTGGCCAGCTCAGAAGGGTCACATGACTAAGTTGCCTTTTAAATTAAGTTGCTATTAACACTTTCTTGCCCAAGTCTCTTTGGATTTCAGTCTTGTGTGCCCTTCTCAGAGAGCTTTCATCATGATTGAGCACTTCTTGGGAACCTGGAAGCTGGTATCCAGCGAAAACTTTGAGGAATACATGAAAGAACTGGGTGAGAAAGGCTATTCCAAGATTTGAAAACTGGTATTGCATTTGGTGAAGCGATTGGGGTTGCATAGCATAACGAATTCTTCTTGTCTCTGGTTCTAGGGTGCATTTATATGAGATTAACAAAGGTCATAtatctacttttaatttttatttatattagaaatcGTTCTACCTGGTAGAAAGTCAAAGTCCACAGTCATAATCTAGATATTtaagtaattttgaaaatattttatcctaaCCTCTTGATGAAGTTTCTTCTTAGTATGCTCGCTTCAAGTGGCTTTATCCAATTTCAAATGTATAAGGCGGAATGATgatctatatttaatttattatctaaATTTGTTTCAAGGTTCAAAAAAGCATCAGCACCAAGTGGAATtttcatttgatttaattttaaagtgcAGAAACATATAGGACATATTTAGaacattgctttaaaaaattttgaaaaattttagcaGGGAtctaccaagcagtgctcaggagatctctTTGGCCACCTTTGGCTATATTTAGCCAACTGGGCCAGAGGTTTCAATGTTTAGACCCAATGATAAAATGCTGTTCAGGCCTCAATTGCTGGGAGCCACCAAGAACATACCCAGTGGTATTGGGGTTTGGGGGAATGACCCTGTGACAGGAATTGGACTCAGGTCCCTGAGTATGTGATGTAAATTCCTTTGATCAATGAGTATCCACCCTGGCCTTGTGGTAGCAGAAATATAACACTGGATCTCATGTGAGAGTTGGATTTACCAATGTGTTACCTACTTCATCCTAGtaattttaaattgctttctataaagaGAACATTATTACTCTTTGGATATTTTTCCATGGAGTATTTCTCAGAAATAAAGACCTTACTAATGATTTAATTCTTACCAAGATGAACAATCATAATTTATAATGACTTAGGTctataacaaataaattttactaaTGTCAGAAAAAACACAATTATTTAATCAAGTAATTGTTAATCAAGAGAAACATTCTCTGCATAAAGAAACTATGTAAAGATTTCTTTAActttggggctggcaaggtggcgctagaggtaaggcgtctgccttgcaagcgctagccaaggaaggacagtggttcgattcccctgcgtcccatatggttcccccaagccaggggcaatttctgagcttagccagtaataacccctgagcatcaaacaggtgtggcctgaaaaaacaaacaaacaaacaaaaagatttctttAACTTTGCTTAGTTACCCTCctgtctttttggtttgttttggggccacattcagcaatatGCTGCGGCTATTCCTTGATCTGTGTTTAAGGGTCCCTCCTGGTTATTCTTGAGGAATCATGTGACCCTGGGGATCAAAATGGGTCTCCTGActacaaagcaagtacctaacCTATTTAGGTATATCTTCAGCTCTCTACTTAGCTTTTTAAGGTCTGAAGTAAGCAATGCCTGTTGTAACTATTAATGATATACTCATTCCTTCTATGTAGttacacaattttttattttatataataagtcAAATATGTCATAATGCAATATCTTAATTTCCTTTCAAGGAAATAATGCTCTTAAGAAGtgataaaatcactttttttatATCATATGCAGTCATATACTCATTTGATTTGAGTTTAAATTTCATAGTCTCAAGAAGTTAACATTTCAAAATATTGACTATAATTACTCTATATTTCTTTTAAGTAGAATAATCTGGACCAATCTATTAGAGAGTATTGAAAAAAAAGAGCACATTATGTAAAAGTTCAGGGAATAGaaattctattaaaatgtttCCCAAATGGATAATACCTCTCTCTAAATATGTTAACATATATTACTTTCTATGCCTTATAGGAGTGAGTGCTGCAATTCGTAGCATGGCAGGTTTAGCAAAACCAAGCATCGTTATTAGTGTGGATGGGGACACAGTGACCTTCAAACAAGAAAGTTCTTTTAAAAACACCGAGATCTCCTTCAAACTGGGGGAAGAATTTGATGAAACAACAGCAGACAATAGGAAAGTAAAGGTAATAGCTAAATCTTGTTATTCTGCAATCAAGTAAAACATTAGAAGGGGGTAAGACAGGGtttaataacatatataatatataacaatatatattatatataaaatataaaatataacaatataataacataatatataataacttgATTTACTAAGCCAATTATGTTTGGCTCTGTTCATTTCTAaagtcactcatttttttttcaaattattttaatgggGAAAATCATTCAGCTTTTGAATCAACAGGGTAAATTCCAAACAGGGCAAGAAAATTCAACAGTTCCCatctaatttttcaaattttccatctaaaaatatatatatgagagaatAGTTTACTTTTGATTGCCTGCAGAAGGGAAATATCAATTAATTAAtctcttaagatttattttatttagcctatcaaatatgaaaaaactgaggtaaaaattaaaaaaatttagttatttagtcTTGTGTATGTTAGAATGATATAAATTGCTGTTTCTTATTCCTTTCTTCATTTACAGAGCATTGTAACATTGGATAATGGGTCAATGATTCAAGTCCAAAAATGGCTGGGCAAAGAGACaacaatcaaaagaaaaattgtagATGGAAAACTGGTAGTGGTAAGTTCTGTCcaaattgaatttaaatatttatttatttatttgggggactcCCAATCAGTACCGAGGTTCCTGGGTGCCCCTTCTCAATCTGATAGTGAGAGTTTGAAAATGCAATGCTGTAACTGGAGCCTTTGGTGACTTCTGAGCTAGGTCTGGTCTGGTGATTCATGGTAGAGGTATGGGACACATAGCTCAGGGTTCAAATTCCAAGTCTATCATATGAAAAACTGTGACTTTTTTCTTTAAGCTCTCTCCCTACCCTTAAATTTAAGTTTTCAGATGTTTATATTTGATAACTGTTTTTTAGTTACTCAAATATTCTGCACACTGAATAAAGATTCTGGGGGAAAGAGGGGCAAAATGGCTTTAATCTGTTATCTGCCAACTCTAATAAATGCATCTTTGATTTTAGGAATGTATCATGAATAATGTTGTCAGCACCAGAGTCTACCAGAAAGTATGAATAAAATCTACAtcagtgaaaattactttgttaagATGAAACTGGGACTTGAAGAAGATATGCCTCAAAGTTCATAATTTAAAAGAGAactctttgaaataaattttcacaATAAAATGATAACATCAAGTGCAGTTTGGGAGCTTTGTGATATTGAGGGCTGAGGGAAGATCAGtgagataagaacttctttgccTGTGGAATGATTGGGAGCACCCCAAAGTCTTCTGCCCACTTGACTTCCTCAGTCCTTAAGTTCTGTACACTAGACCCATTACCTTTATGTTAAGGTATTCTGTCAAAGTTTGCTATGCACAAATTGGTGTGATCCTAAGTGAGATAGTTTGGTGTGGTGCTAAAGGAAGCCATTTTGGGCAATATGGATTCTGAAAACCATCATTACTGACCTTTTGCTTTAGAGCTGGCCATATGTAAATCAGATGAGACAGAAAGATAATAGATGATAGGTATATGAGAGCATACCAAATGAGCTTTATATACTACCATGCCataccatgccatgccatgccataccctaccctaccctaccctaccatattatactatactatactatactatactatactatactatactatactatactatactatactatactatactatactatactatactatactatactatactatactataccataccataccataccataccataccataccataccataccataccataccatattatactatactatactatactatactatactatactatactatactatactatactatactatactatactatactatactatactatactatactatactatactaaacTAAACTCTACTCTACTAGCTATATGGCTAGATTATTGTGAAAGAACACTTGAAAATAATACCTAGTTCACCTGTCACCAGTTTAGTCttttcaaaacaatatttttcaaaatacaagTCTTGGGTTCCTAGATGTTTAATAGGTATATAATTCTTAGAACAATAAGAGAGGCCTTAAGTTATTTTACCATATACTATGCTGGAAAGTGATTTCtggccttaaaacaaaatttaagagtAGTTCTTAGTTTCTGTacttaaaaaatcctaaagattctagaaaaaagcttctagaaactatagatttGTACAATATAGTGGCATGCTACAAACTTAgtgttcctgactctgtgcttatatatcctttctggtgggctcagggaaccatatggagtgctgaaaATCAAAattgggtaggccacatgcaaggtccaTGTCCTTACTGATATATTATTCATCCAGTtacaaattataattttacaaagtataattttatactatacaatgattaaaaaagaaaacatgtccgatgaaataaaattggaaaaaagccatgTACTTAAAAAACACATGACTAAAAGCACCTGATTTTTCTGAGTTTTAGGAAATCAAGTTAGACAAATACATATGTAAGGAGGCACATTTTTCCACTTGCTTTACAAGTGAATTATTTTTAAGGATTTGTTTCTTCGTAAGTAATAAGGAAACAGATGGCTAAGTCCTAAAAACTAGGATTCCAGATGCTTCTTCTTGCTCATGCCTGAGAAGCAAAGCCCACTTTAATGCTGTTAATATCACTTTAGTTCTAAAAGGAAATGCAAGTGGAGTAGAAAAATGGTAACAATCTCATTATGTATTAtaatgattgaaaaaaaaacagaaatgagaaaattttgtctttctatttttttcttcactgaatAATTTAAATTCCTAAATCTTCTATTGGAGTAAGGATGTGAAATTTGAAAGAAGCTTTAGAAGATTTTATGTGTTAGATGCTAGTTATAAACAAAGCTAATTGCATTGTTTGGAGGGATCACAAActgcttcttccttctctttattgTCATTGAACAAAAGGAAAGTGATTAACTTTCCCtcgggaagtaaaaaaaaattgcacttgTCACCATAGTAACCTGAAGACCATAATACACTGATGGCTCAGGAAATGATAAGAAATGGCTTGCATTTAAAGAAACTACTTAAATCTCAAGCATTGTTAAATCTAGAGGAAAAACACTCCTTTGAAACAGGAAAGAGTGTAGCTGTCTAGGAGGTCACCAGATGCCCTAGCTTTGAATTCTGAAGATAAATCTGGATCATAAAATTACGTCATCTGGTATCTAAGAAATCCCATAAAACATCTTTTTACACAGTGGTGCTTAGTTGGCTCTTTAATGGCATCCTGCTGCCTCCATCTGTAACTGATAAAGACCAGTCATTGGAAACCCTACTATATCTCTGACTGTTTAATATCTGTCTTGTTAACTAGAGTATACGGTCTATATGTGGAAGCTGTTACTGTTACAATCACAGTGTTATTTCTAGTACCAATACAGTACATTGCAATAAAGATATATTGAATGATTATCATTCAAATAAGACTATAAAATCATCTTGgagccatttttttaatttttattttgatcataatggtttacatatctttcacagtagtattttaggtacatatcaacattgaatcaggggaatacccatcaccaaatttgtcctccccgcatcccagtttcccttctgcaacccatatacccctccaccccccccctgGACCGCTAGAGTAGgcggtcccctctttgtccagctcactattagtgatcatatatctgtttggtcctggtaccctcccctttctccctctctatttaagaagcggaaccagataaatcgagttatgtggctttgtttgaaggaaagaaaagaaatacattggggtacaaaataagagaaaaagaaaaaaaaaagaagtcaaatatgctgaaaataggcggagtccttccagaggatttcaacctcagtttgagaagatgtgaaaaaggcaattgaaacaccaccacaatacagaaagaaatatcaaattaaatatccagtgagatcTTGGAGCCATTTTATATGTACTTTCCTAGAGCAtccctggtgtggtccaaaaacttaaaaaaaaaaaaaagaccaaatgaAGAAATAGACACTATGATTCAAACTTACTTAATAAACACAGGAACAGTAACTACTCTATTCTTACCATCATCAACAAAATTAATGGGGAAGAAGGCAGAGATGGCAAAGGAGAGAGGCATGCTAGATTTATGTGCTGCATTTTTGCCACTTATAACCAACCTATACTAAGGATTTCCTAAAATTCTTATTGCCCATAATAAGCTATTGTAATAtctagcttatttttttttttttttttggtttttgagccacacccagctgtgctcaggggttactcctggctgtctgctcagaagtagctcctggcaggcacaggggaccatatgggacaccaggattcgaaccaaccacctttggtcctggatcggctgcttgccaggcaaacaccgctgtgctatctctccgggcccaatatctAGCATTTTACATAGCATTATCTAGCTACTGTAATATCTAGCATTACAACTATTGTAATATCTAGCATTTTACATCAGCAGCAGTCTCATACATCCTTATTTGCTGTTTCTTTCTACAGCATTATTTTCCTTGTATTTGATTAGGTTTTGTGTTGCTTTTGTTAATATAACCTGTATGAATATAGCATCTGTGTTAATGTTTTCTGTAAAGAGATTTCACCAAATGATGAATCTGGTAATCAAATTAAAAGTGATTCATTTTCATCCACAAAGAGGACAtaaatgattgtttttatttcccaCGAAGGCAAATTCTATTCCATAGCAACAATTTTAAGGAATAATGTCTAAGTGacaagtattaaaattattttcttcaccaAAAGCAGTGTTAGCAAAAATTTGAGAAGGATCTGTATGAAATATGGAGTAACTTTTGAGGACCATGACTGACAATCACAGAAGGACAACCTTTGATGTCTCAATGATTATTATCAATAAATTTGTTAAAAAGctagaactatttacaatattgAATTTACCATGAACTCTTTGACAATCACAAAACAATGGGATTATCTAATTGCTTAATGACAAATTGCTTACAAGGTATCATCATTAAGTGATTCTAGTTTGTATTGCTTTaagcattaattttatattttttcaagtattttatttgatgaaaaatctcataaataaaaaagtacttGTGGGTAGATTCCCAGGTGTGGAGTAGTAGGATCATATAGAATCCTAGtcttaataaaatgattattttatcaagaatggtcagtccaaattattttataaagaggcTAAACCAAGCACCaagcccaccagcagtaaatgagacatttatttttggtgttgttttgtttttggtcacaacctTGCCAGAATTTACCTTTCCAGACTTTTTGATATAAGCCACTCTTGTTATTCTGATATGAACTCTcaatgttattttgatttgcatttcccttatagtgaagatgaacatttttaaaaatatgccagTGATTTATCATTATGCTATCTTTGAGGAATTGTTCATTTATCCCCTTTCCCAGAAGATAGcgtgctaaataaaataagtcagaaaaagaggGATAAGTAAGGAGATATAActcatatgtagtatttagaataactgtatgaaggaatgcagtggtttaaatgggTGTTGTGTAGAACACTCGTCACCCCagggtagaaggaaagaaataaagtaaaaaagaaaaacaggtatAAAATAACAGAGGACAGGAGTCAAGTGGATTCAGGTACATAGGTGATGTTAAGGAATGACAGACCTAAATATCTAAACCATgaagtcaacaataatgaaatcataagacccaaacttttacaaccaaacttaaaaagtgcCTGTTCTAATGGCATGCAGTGGGGACAGATGTAGGATGAACTCCGGGAACTTTGgtgaaggaggttgacactggtaataggattggtactgaaacattttatgtctaaaacacaactaaaaatctatgtaattcacaatggtttaaataaaaaatttaaaatagaaaaatttttgcTAAGTCTTTAATCCATATTGAATTTATTTTGCGCACTATGTGGGATTtagtctaatttttatttatttatttatttatttatttatttatttatttatttatttatttatttattttttatttttgggccacacccggcggtgctcaggggttattcctggctgtctgctcagaaatagctcctggcaggcacgggggggaccatatgggacactgggattcgaaccaactacctttggtcctggattggctgcttgcaaggctaacacagctgtactatctctccgggccctaattttatttttttgacctgTGCTATCCAGTTTTCttagcatcatttgttgaagagactatccTTGTTCCACTTCATTGCCTCATTCCTTGTTCATAAATTACCAtaatttttgtaccataagatgcacttttcccCCCCCAAAATGAGTCTTATGGAGTGAATACTGCCTTTAGctaaagcctgagtgcaggggaagagAGCATCTAAAACGATGTGTTTCTTATGATAAggtgggtattttttttgggggggtcacacccagcggcactcaggtgttactccagggtttatgctcagaaatctctcctggcttgggggaccatatgggatgccagaattgaacctgtgttcatctgggtcaattgcatgcaaggcaaacgctctaccactgtgctaccacttcggctCCTGGTtcatagagcaaaaaatatggtatgtgCCCACATATCTGAGGAATATTTATAgatgtatgtgtacatataaaattatatataacatataatattataatgtacatataatattatattattatgttaaacataatataatatatatgcatataagttttggagccacacctggcttgctcagggattgctcctgactctgcattcaggaattcctcctgaatGTATGCAAGACAACTGTCTACTGGGTATGCTATATCTATAGCCcccaaatgtttatattttaaactccATGTGTAATTCAAACACTACTGGTAATTCACACTTTGAGTCTATAACAATACTTCCATATATAAGGGCTCAGTTTAATGGGAAGTTTTGGCTTAAAAGAAACacctaaatgtttaaaaataatgcttttgtttgttatttgtttgtttgtttttgttttgttcacatTTGTCTACACTCAGTATTTActtccagctctatgctcagtg from the Suncus etruscus isolate mSunEtr1 chromosome 10, mSunEtr1.pri.cur, whole genome shotgun sequence genome contains:
- the LOC126020557 gene encoding fatty acid-binding protein 9-like, with product MIEHFLGTWKLVSSENFEEYMKELGVSAAIRSMAGLAKPSIVISVDGDTVTFKQESSFKNTEISFKLGEEFDETTADNRKVKSIVTLDNGSMIQVQKWLGKETTIKRKIVDGKLVVECIMNNVVSTRVYQKV